One segment of Solanum lycopersicum chromosome 1, SLM_r2.1 DNA contains the following:
- the LOC101256138 gene encoding LOB domain-containing protein 30, with translation MSSNNHSSSTGGVSAPGGGVTSGSTSSGGGSGGGGGGGGPCGACKFLRRKCVAGCIFAPYFDSEQGAAHFAAVHKVFGASNVSKLLLHIPVHKRLDAVLTICFEAQARLRDPVYGCVAHIFALQHQVANLQAELSYLQAHLTTLELPTPPPLPPPPPPPPQQPQTMLHQPSLTIADLPTAGPSLPAAYDLSSLFDPMVIQPSWAMQQQPRPPPPLPLDPRHFGGARAPMDMSPSTGGGGGDLQELARELLHRHGSATVPCTESSALPPQTK, from the exons ATGAGCTCAAATAACCATAGTAGTAGCACCGGTGGTGTCTCCGCCCCAGGCGGAGGAGTGACTAGTGGAAGTACTAGTAGTGGAGGCGGCAgcggtggtggtggtggaggagGAGGGCCATGTGGTGCTTGtaaatttttgagaagaaaGTGTGTTGCCGGTTGCATATTTGCACCTTATTTTGATTCAGAACAAGGTGCAGCACATTTTGCAGCTGTACACAAAGTGTTTGGAGCTAGTAATGTTTCTAAACTTCTCCTTCATATTCCTGTCCACAAAAGGCTTGATGCGGTTCTCACCATTTGTTTTGAAGCTCAAGCAAGACTCCGAGACCCCGTCTACGGTTGCGTTGCTCATATCTTTGCTCTTCAACATCAG GTAGCAAATTTACAAGCAGAACTCTCATACTTACAAGCCCACCTAACAACCCTGGAGCTTCCAACACCGCCGCCACTGCCGCCACCGCCACCGCCACCGCCACAACAACCTCAAACAATGCTCCACCAGCCATCACTCACCATAGCAGACTTGCCAACAGCAGGACCTTCATTGCCAGCTGCCTATGACTTATCATCACTTTTTGACCCAATGGTTATTCAACCCTCATGGGCAATGCAGCAGCAGCCACGACCGCCGCCCCCTCTGCCTCTGGACCCGCGCCACTTTGGTGGCGCTAGAGCTCCGATGGACATGTCACCATCCACCGGAGGCGGGGGCGGCGATCTTCAAGAATTGGCACGTGAACTTCTGCATAGACATGGATCAGCAACAGTGCCATGCACAGAATCATCAGCTTTGCCACCACAGACCAAGTGA